One segment of Pseudomonas asgharzadehiana DNA contains the following:
- a CDS encoding sigma-54-dependent transcriptional regulator, with product MRIHVSFIDRVGITQEVLALLGGRNLNLDAVEMVPPNVYIDAPTLSAEVLEELRDALFSVHGVQAVTVVDILPGQRRHLQLDALLAAMTDPVLALDSAGKILLANPALIALYGREPAGESIAELFNDLALLETLLENGFRLPLREISVNGQTLLLDATPITDAGALLTLYQPNRIGEQLSALHHDHAEGFDALLGESPVIRTLKARAQRVAALDAPLLIQGETGTGKELVARACHAISTRHSAPFLALNCAALPENLAESELFGYAPGAFTGAQRGGKPGLMELANQGTVFLDEIGEMSPYLQAKLLRFLNDGSFRRVGGDREVKVNVRILSATHRDLEKMVSEGTFREDLFYRLNVLNVEVPPLRARGQDILLLARYFMQQACAQIQRPVCRLAPGTYPALLGNRWPGNVRQLQNVIFRAAAICESSLVDIGDLDIAGTSVARQNDGEIDSLEQAMEDFERDLLEKLYTSYPSTRQLASRLQTSHTAIAHRLRKYGIPGKP from the coding sequence ATGCGTATCCACGTCAGCTTCATCGACCGCGTCGGCATTACCCAGGAAGTCCTGGCCTTGCTCGGTGGGCGCAATCTCAACCTGGATGCGGTGGAAATGGTGCCGCCCAACGTCTACATCGACGCCCCGACCCTCAGCGCCGAGGTGCTGGAAGAACTGCGCGATGCCCTGTTCAGCGTGCACGGCGTACAAGCGGTGACGGTGGTGGACATCCTTCCCGGCCAACGCCGCCACCTGCAACTCGACGCCCTGCTGGCCGCCATGACCGACCCGGTGCTGGCCCTGGACAGCGCGGGCAAGATTCTGTTGGCCAACCCGGCGTTGATCGCCCTGTACGGGCGCGAACCGGCCGGCGAAAGTATCGCCGAGCTGTTCAACGACCTCGCGCTGCTGGAGACCTTGCTGGAAAACGGCTTTCGTTTGCCGCTGCGCGAGATCAGCGTCAACGGCCAGACCTTGCTGCTGGACGCCACGCCGATCACCGACGCCGGCGCCCTGCTGACCCTGTACCAACCCAACCGTATCGGCGAACAACTGTCGGCGTTGCACCATGACCATGCCGAAGGCTTTGATGCGCTGCTCGGCGAGTCCCCGGTCATTCGCACCCTCAAGGCGCGTGCGCAGCGGGTGGCGGCCCTGGATGCACCGTTGTTGATCCAGGGCGAGACCGGTACCGGCAAAGAGTTGGTGGCGCGTGCCTGCCATGCCATCAGCACGCGGCACAGTGCGCCGTTTCTGGCATTGAACTGCGCGGCGCTGCCGGAGAACCTCGCCGAGAGCGAGCTGTTCGGCTACGCACCGGGCGCCTTCACCGGCGCCCAGCGCGGCGGTAAGCCAGGGCTGATGGAACTGGCCAACCAGGGCACGGTGTTCCTCGATGAGATCGGCGAGATGTCGCCGTACCTGCAGGCCAAGCTGCTGCGGTTTCTCAATGACGGCAGCTTTCGCCGGGTGGGCGGCGACCGTGAAGTGAAAGTCAATGTGCGCATTCTCAGCGCCACTCACCGCGACCTGGAAAAAATGGTCAGCGAAGGCACCTTCCGCGAAGACCTGTTTTATCGCCTCAACGTCCTCAACGTCGAAGTACCGCCCCTGCGCGCACGCGGCCAGGACATCTTGCTGCTGGCCCGCTACTTCATGCAGCAGGCCTGTGCGCAGATCCAGCGCCCCGTCTGCCGCCTGGCACCCGGCACTTACCCGGCGCTGCTGGGCAACCGCTGGCCGGGCAATGTGCGCCAGTTGCAGAACGTGATCTTCCGCGCCGCCGCCATTTGCGAAAGCAGCCTGGTGGACATCGGCGACCTGGACATCGCCGGCACCTCGGTTGCGCGCCAGAACGACGGCGAAATCGACAGCCTGGAACAGGCCATGGAAGACTTCGAGCGCGACCTGCTGGAAAAGCTCTACACCAGCTACCCCTCGACCCGCCAGCTGGCCAGCCGGTTACAGACCTCGCACACCGCCATTGCCCATCGATTGCGCAAGTACGGCATACCCGGCAAGCCCTGA
- the gcvH gene encoding glycine cleavage system protein GcvH, whose translation MSELRFTEDHEWLRAEADGSVTVGITAFAQNALGDVVFVQLPELQAYNKGVEASTVESVKAASGVYMPLDGEVLEVNDKLDASPERVNEDPMGEGWFFRFKPADASAVAKLLDQDAYDRLIKANAEA comes from the coding sequence ATGAGCGAGTTGCGTTTCACTGAAGATCACGAATGGCTGCGCGCCGAAGCTGACGGCAGCGTTACCGTAGGCATTACCGCTTTTGCGCAGAACGCGCTGGGCGATGTGGTTTTCGTGCAACTGCCTGAGCTGCAGGCCTACAACAAGGGCGTTGAAGCGTCCACCGTGGAGTCGGTCAAAGCCGCCAGCGGTGTATACATGCCGCTGGACGGCGAAGTACTGGAAGTGAACGACAAACTCGACGCCAGCCCGGAGCGGGTCAACGAAGACCCGATGGGCGAAGGCTGGTTCTTCCGTTTTAAACCGGCCGATGCCAGTGCAGTGGCTAAGCTGTTGGATCAGGATGCGTACGACCGCCTGATCAAAGCCAACGCTGAAGCCTGA
- the gcvP gene encoding aminomethyl-transferring glycine dehydrogenase, producing MSINLSTANEFIARHIGPRQADEQQMLASLGFDSLEALSASVIPESIKGTSVLGLEDGLSEAEALAKIKAIASQNQLFKTYIGQGYYNCHTPSPILRNLLENPAWYTAYTPYQPEISQGRLEALLNFQTLISDLTGLPIANASLLDEATAAAEAMTFCKRLSKNKSSNAFFASVHSHPQTLDVLRTRAEPLGIDVVVGDERELSDVSAFFGALLQYPASNGDVFDYRELTERFHAANALVAVAADLLALTLLTPPGEFGADVAIGSAQRFGVPLGFGGPHAAYFSTKDAFKRDMPGRLVGVSVDRFGKPALRLAMQTREQHIRREKATSNICTAQVLLANIASMYAVYHGPEGLTQIAQRIHQLTAILAKGLTALGLKVEQAHFFDTLTLNTGAHTAALHDKARAQRINLRVVDAERVGLSVDETTTQADIETLWAIFADGKALPVFAHTESTLPAALLRQSPILSHPVFNRYHSETELMRYLRKLADKDLALDRTMIPLGSCTMKLNAASEMIPVTWAEFGALHPFAPAEQSAGYQQLTSDLEAMLCAATGYDAISLQPNAGSQGEYAGLLAIRAYHHSRGEERRDICLIPSSAHGTNPATANMAGMRVVVTACDARGNVDIEDLRAKAIEHREHLAALMITYPSTHGVFEEGIREICAIIHDHGGQVYIDGANMNAMVGLCAPGKFGGDVSHLNLHKTFCIPHGGGGPGVGPIGVKSHLAPFLPGHAAMQRKEGAVCAAPFGSASILPITWMYISMMGGAGLKRASQLAILNANYISRRLEEHYPVLYTGSNGLVAHECILDLRPLKDSSGISVDDVAKRLIDFGFHAPTMSFPVAGTLMIEPTESESKEELDRFCDAMVAIREEIRAVENGTLDKDDNPLKNAPHTAAELVGEWSHPYSREQAVYPVASLVEGKYWPPVGRVDNVFGDRNLVCACPSIESYA from the coding sequence ATGAGTATTAATTTGAGCACCGCCAACGAATTCATCGCCCGCCACATCGGCCCGCGCCAGGCAGACGAGCAGCAGATGCTCGCAAGCCTGGGCTTTGATTCCCTCGAAGCCTTGAGCGCCAGCGTGATCCCGGAAAGCATCAAGGGCACCAGTGTGCTCGGCCTCGAAGACGGCCTGAGCGAAGCCGAGGCGCTGGCCAAGATCAAGGCTATCGCCAGCCAGAACCAACTGTTCAAGACCTACATCGGGCAGGGCTACTACAACTGCCACACACCGTCGCCGATCCTGCGCAACCTACTGGAAAACCCGGCCTGGTACACCGCCTACACCCCCTACCAGCCGGAGATTTCCCAAGGCCGCCTGGAAGCGCTGCTGAACTTCCAGACCCTGATCAGCGACCTCACCGGCCTGCCGATCGCCAACGCATCCTTGCTCGATGAAGCCACCGCCGCCGCCGAGGCCATGACCTTCTGCAAGCGCCTGAGCAAGAACAAAAGCAGCAACGCGTTCTTCGCCTCCGTACACAGCCACCCGCAAACCCTCGATGTGCTGCGCACGCGTGCCGAGCCGCTGGGCATCGATGTAGTGGTGGGCGATGAGCGCGAGTTGAGCGACGTGAGCGCCTTTTTCGGCGCCCTGCTGCAATACCCGGCGAGCAACGGTGACGTGTTCGACTACCGCGAGCTGACCGAACGCTTCCACGCCGCCAACGCCCTGGTGGCCGTGGCCGCCGACCTGCTGGCCCTGACCCTGCTGACCCCACCGGGTGAGTTCGGCGCCGACGTGGCCATCGGCAGCGCGCAACGCTTCGGCGTGCCGCTGGGCTTTGGTGGCCCGCACGCGGCGTACTTCTCCACCAAGGATGCGTTCAAGCGCGACATGCCGGGCCGCCTGGTCGGTGTGTCGGTCGACCGTTTCGGCAAGCCGGCCCTGCGCCTGGCCATGCAGACCCGCGAGCAACATATCCGCCGCGAGAAAGCCACCAGCAACATCTGCACCGCCCAAGTGCTGCTCGCCAATATCGCCAGCATGTACGCCGTGTATCACGGGCCTGAAGGCTTGACCCAGATCGCCCAGCGTATTCATCAGCTGACGGCAATCCTGGCGAAGGGCTTGACCGCCCTGGGCCTGAAGGTCGAACAAGCACACTTCTTCGACACCCTCACCCTCAACACCGGCGCCCACACCGCGGCCCTGCACGACAAGGCCCGCGCCCAGCGCATCAACCTGCGTGTGGTGGATGCCGAGCGTGTCGGCCTGTCGGTGGACGAAACCACCACCCAGGCCGATATCGAAACCCTGTGGGCGATCTTCGCCGACGGCAAGGCCCTGCCGGTTTTCGCCCACACTGAAAGCACCCTGCCGGCCGCGCTGCTGCGCCAGTCGCCGATCCTCAGCCACCCGGTGTTCAACCGCTACCACTCGGAAACCGAGCTGATGCGCTACCTGCGCAAGCTGGCGGACAAAGACCTGGCGCTGGACCGTACCATGATCCCGCTGGGCTCCTGCACCATGAAGCTCAACGCCGCCAGCGAAATGATCCCGGTGACCTGGGCCGAATTCGGTGCCCTGCACCCGTTCGCCCCCGCCGAGCAAAGCGCCGGTTACCAGCAACTGACCTCCGACCTGGAAGCCATGCTCTGCGCGGCCACCGGTTACGACGCGATCTCCCTGCAGCCGAACGCCGGTTCCCAGGGTGAATACGCCGGCCTGCTGGCCATTCGTGCCTATCACCACAGCCGTGGCGAAGAACGTCGCGACATCTGCCTGATCCCATCGTCGGCCCACGGCACCAACCCGGCCACCGCCAACATGGCCGGCATGCGTGTGGTGGTGACCGCATGCGACGCGCGTGGCAACGTCGACATCGAAGACCTGCGCGCCAAGGCCATCGAGCATCGCGAACACCTCGCCGCGCTGATGATCACCTATCCGTCCACCCACGGCGTGTTCGAGGAAGGCATCCGCGAGATCTGCGCGATCATCCACGACCACGGCGGCCAGGTGTACATCGATGGCGCCAACATGAACGCGATGGTCGGCCTCTGCGCACCGGGCAAGTTCGGCGGCGATGTATCCCACCTCAACCTGCACAAGACCTTCTGCATTCCCCACGGCGGTGGCGGCCCGGGCGTTGGCCCGATCGGCGTCAAGTCGCATCTGGCGCCGTTCCTGCCAGGCCATGCGGCCATGCAACGCAAGGAGGGCGCGGTGTGCGCCGCACCGTTCGGCAGCGCGAGCATTTTGCCGATCACCTGGATGTACATCAGCATGATGGGCGGCGCGGGCCTCAAGCGCGCTTCGCAGTTGGCGATCCTGAATGCCAACTACATTTCCCGTCGCCTCGAAGAGCACTACCCGGTGCTTTACACCGGCAGCAACGGCCTGGTGGCGCATGAATGCATCCTCGACCTGCGCCCGCTCAAGGACAGCAGCGGCATCAGCGTGGATGACGTGGCCAAGCGCCTGATCGACTTCGGCTTCCACGCACCGACCATGTCGTTCCCGGTGGCGGGCACGCTGATGATCGAGCCGACCGAAAGTGAGTCCAAGGAAGAACTGGACCGCTTCTGCGACGCAATGGTCGCCATTCGCGAAGAGATCCGCGCGGTGGAAAACGGCACCCTGGACAAGGACGACAACCCACTCAAGAACGCGCCGCATACCGCCGCCGAACTGGTAGGCGAATGGAGCCACCCGTACAGCCGTGAGCAAGCGGTGTACCCGGTTGCGTCGCTGGTCGAAGGCAAGTACTGGCCGCCGGTGGGCCGGGTCGACAACGTGTTCGGCGATCGCAACCTCGTCTGCGCATGCCCATCGATCGAGAGCTACGCCTAA
- a CDS encoding L-serine ammonia-lyase, with product MSLSVFDLFKIGIGPSSSHTVGPMRAAARFVEGLKRDNLLSATTGIKVELYGSLGATGKGHGSDKAVLLGLEGEHPDTVNTETVAARLLAMRSSGRLNLLGEHSIAFNEKEHLAMIRKPLAYHPNGMIFRAFDGAGIQVRSREYYSVGGGFVVDEDAAGADRIVEDATPLTFPFKHAKDLLGHCTTYGLSISQVMLTNESAWRPEAQTRSGLLNIWQVMQDCVDAGCRNEGILPGGLKVKRRAAALHRQLCKNPESALRDPLSVLDWVNLYALAVNEENANGGRVVTAPTNGAAGIIPAVLHYYMRFIPGANEDGVVRFLLTAAAIGILYKENASISGAEVGCQGEVGVACSMAAGALCEVLGGSVSQVENAAEIGMEHNLGLTCDPIGGLVQVPCIERNAMGSVKAINAVRMALRGDGQHFVSLDKVIRTMRQTGADMKSKYKETARGGLAVNIIEC from the coding sequence ATGTCGTTAAGCGTGTTCGACCTGTTCAAGATTGGCATCGGCCCCTCCAGTTCCCACACCGTCGGCCCTATGCGCGCCGCCGCTCGTTTTGTCGAGGGCCTCAAGCGCGACAACCTGTTGAGCGCCACCACCGGCATCAAGGTGGAACTCTACGGGTCGCTGGGCGCCACCGGCAAAGGCCACGGCAGCGACAAGGCCGTGCTGCTCGGCCTGGAAGGCGAACACCCGGACACCGTAAACACTGAAACCGTCGCCGCGCGCCTCCTGGCGATGCGCAGCAGCGGCCGCTTGAACCTGCTCGGCGAACACAGCATTGCGTTCAACGAGAAAGAACACCTGGCGATGATCCGCAAACCCCTCGCCTACCACCCCAACGGCATGATTTTCCGTGCCTTCGATGGCGCGGGTATCCAGGTCCGCAGCCGCGAGTACTACTCGGTCGGCGGTGGGTTTGTGGTCGACGAAGACGCCGCCGGCGCCGACCGGATTGTCGAGGACGCCACGCCCCTGACCTTCCCGTTCAAGCACGCCAAAGACTTGCTCGGCCATTGCACCACTTACGGGCTGTCCATCAGCCAGGTGATGCTGACCAACGAAAGTGCGTGGCGCCCGGAAGCGCAAACCCGCAGCGGCCTGTTGAACATCTGGCAAGTGATGCAGGACTGCGTAGATGCGGGCTGCCGCAATGAAGGGATCTTGCCGGGGGGCTTAAAGGTCAAGCGGCGCGCGGCGGCCCTGCATCGCCAGTTATGCAAGAACCCGGAGTCGGCGCTGCGCGATCCATTATCGGTGCTCGACTGGGTCAACCTGTACGCCCTGGCCGTCAACGAAGAAAACGCCAACGGCGGGCGCGTGGTCACGGCGCCTACCAACGGTGCGGCGGGAATCATCCCGGCGGTACTGCATTACTACATGCGCTTTATCCCAGGTGCGAACGAAGACGGCGTGGTGCGTTTCCTGCTCACCGCCGCCGCCATCGGTATTTTGTACAAGGAAAACGCCTCGATCTCGGGTGCCGAAGTCGGCTGCCAGGGCGAAGTCGGCGTGGCCTGTTCCATGGCCGCGGGCGCCTTGTGCGAGGTGTTGGGCGGCAGCGTGTCCCAAGTGGAAAACGCCGCCGAAATCGGCATGGAACACAACCTGGGCCTGACCTGCGACCCGATAGGCGGGCTGGTGCAGGTGCCCTGCATCGAGCGCAACGCGATGGGTTCGGTCAAGGCGATCAATGCAGTGCGCATGGCCTTGCGCGGGGATGGGCAGCACTTCGTATCCCTCGACAAGGTCATCCGCACCATGCGCCAGACCGGCGCCGATATGAAAAGCAAATACAAGGAAACCGCCCGTGGCGGTTTGGCGGTCAACATTATCGAGTGCTGA
- the gcvT gene encoding glycine cleavage system aminomethyltransferase GcvT has protein sequence MSTETLLKTPLHALHLELGARMVPFAGYDMPVQYPLGVMKEHQHTREQAGLFDVSHMGQIRLTGANAAKALETLVPVDILDLPVGMQRYAMFTNEQGGILDDLMVANLGNDELFLVVNAACKDQDLAHLRKHIGDQCTIEPLFEERALLALQGPLAVKVLARLAPEVSKMTFMQFAALRLLGVDCYVSRSGYTGEDGFEISVPAASAESLARSLLAETEVQAIGLGARDSLRLEAGLCLYGHDMNTDTTPIEASLLWAISKARRADGARAGGFPGADRIFTQQQAGVGRKRVGLLPQERTPVREGAEIVDEHGTVIGSVCSGGFGPSLGGPLAMGYLDSAFTALDTEVAALVRGKKVPLRVSKMPFVPQRYFRG, from the coding sequence ATGTCCACCGAAACCCTGTTGAAAACCCCCTTGCACGCTCTGCACCTCGAGTTGGGCGCACGCATGGTGCCCTTCGCCGGCTACGACATGCCGGTGCAGTACCCGCTGGGCGTGATGAAGGAACACCAACACACCCGTGAGCAGGCCGGGTTGTTCGACGTGTCCCACATGGGCCAGATCCGCCTGACCGGCGCCAACGCCGCCAAAGCCTTGGAAACCCTGGTGCCTGTCGACATTCTCGACCTGCCGGTGGGCATGCAGCGCTACGCCATGTTCACCAACGAACAAGGCGGCATCCTCGATGACCTGATGGTCGCCAACCTGGGTAACGATGAGCTGTTCCTGGTGGTCAACGCCGCCTGCAAGGATCAGGACCTGGCACACCTGCGCAAGCACATTGGCGACCAATGCACCATCGAGCCGCTGTTCGAAGAGCGCGCGCTGCTGGCCCTGCAAGGCCCGTTGGCGGTGAAGGTGCTGGCGCGCCTGGCGCCGGAGGTCAGCAAGATGACGTTCATGCAGTTCGCCGCGTTGCGTCTGCTGGGCGTGGACTGCTACGTGAGCCGCTCGGGTTACACCGGCGAAGACGGTTTTGAGATCTCCGTGCCTGCCGCCAGCGCCGAAAGCCTGGCCCGCAGCCTGCTGGCCGAGACCGAAGTACAGGCCATCGGCCTGGGCGCCCGCGACTCGCTGCGCCTTGAAGCTGGCCTGTGCCTGTACGGCCACGACATGAACACCGACACCACGCCGATCGAAGCCAGCCTGTTGTGGGCGATTTCCAAGGCGCGCCGTGCCGACGGTGCGCGTGCCGGCGGTTTCCCTGGCGCCGACCGGATCTTCACCCAGCAGCAAGCCGGCGTCGGCCGCAAGCGCGTGGGCCTGCTGCCGCAAGAGCGCACGCCCGTGCGGGAGGGCGCGGAAATCGTCGACGAACATGGCACGGTGATCGGCAGCGTGTGCAGCGGCGGCTTTGGTCCGAGCCTGGGCGGCCCGCTTGCCATGGGCTACCTGGACAGCGCATTCACCGCCTTGGATACCGAAGTCGCTGCGTTGGTGCGTGGGAAAAAGGTGCCTCTTCGTGTAAGTAAAATGCCATTCGTGCCGCAACGTTACTTCCGTGGCTGA
- a CDS encoding cold-shock protein, with protein MSTRQSGTVKWFNDEKGFGFITPESGPDLFVHFRAIQGNGFKSLKEGQKVTFVAVQGQKGMQADEVQAEA; from the coding sequence ATGTCTACACGTCAGAGCGGTACCGTTAAATGGTTCAACGACGAGAAAGGGTTTGGTTTTATCACGCCAGAAAGCGGTCCGGATCTGTTCGTGCATTTCCGCGCTATCCAGGGCAACGGTTTCAAGAGCCTGAAAGAAGGCCAGAAAGTGACCTTCGTTGCCGTGCAAGGCCAAAAAGGCATGCAGGCTGACGAAGTACAAGCAGAAGCCTGA
- a CDS encoding RDD family protein: MSKPLLSPQGEFPAVGLGRRLAAMFYDLLLCTALLIVTAFIYKLVWIAFVGEARMRTLTESGALDGDPLLSTILLFVLFGFFAKFWTHSGQTLGMQVWGVRVQNADGSRISLWQALLRFVVSIASWLCVGLGFIWSLFDKHKRSWHDIYSDTQLVRVPKQKK; the protein is encoded by the coding sequence ATGTCCAAACCCCTGCTGAGCCCCCAAGGCGAATTTCCCGCCGTTGGCCTGGGCCGTCGCCTGGCAGCGATGTTCTATGATTTGCTGCTGTGCACCGCACTGCTGATCGTCACCGCGTTTATCTACAAGCTGGTATGGATCGCGTTCGTCGGCGAAGCCAGGATGCGCACCCTCACCGAGTCCGGCGCCTTGGACGGCGATCCGCTGCTGTCGACGATTCTGTTGTTCGTGCTGTTTGGCTTCTTCGCCAAGTTCTGGACCCACTCGGGTCAGACCTTGGGCATGCAGGTGTGGGGGGTACGCGTGCAGAACGCCGACGGCTCACGCATCAGCCTGTGGCAGGCACTGTTGCGCTTTGTGGTGTCGATTGCGTCGTGGCTGTGCGTGGGGTTGGGGTTTATCTGGTCGCTGTTTGATAAGCACAAACGCAGCTGGCATGACATCTATTCGGACACGCAACTGGTGCGCGTCCCAAAGCAAAAGAAGTAA
- the nadA gene encoding quinolinate synthase NadA has protein sequence MTHISERLLVQAHLDAKQPKALSADEEASLRAAIAAELKAQDAVLVAHFYCDPVIQALAEETGGCVSDSLEMARFGAAHPAKTVLVAGVRFMGETAKILTPDKRILMPTLEATCSLDLGCPVDEFSAFCDQHPERTVVVYANTSAAVKARADWVVTSSCALEIVESLMDNGETIIWGPDKHLGTYIQRQTGADMLLWDGACIVHEEFKSKQLEDMKALYPDAAILVHPESPTSVIELADAVGSTSQLIAAAQRLPNKTFIVATDRGIFYKMQQLCPDKVFVEAPTAGNGAACRSCAHCPWMAMNTLERTLQCLREGSNEIFVEPSVIPHAVRPLKRMLDFTQAARLKLAGNA, from the coding sequence ATGACGCACATTTCCGAACGCCTACTGGTTCAAGCCCATCTCGACGCCAAGCAGCCCAAGGCCCTCAGCGCCGACGAAGAGGCGAGCCTGCGCGCCGCCATCGCCGCCGAGCTCAAGGCTCAGGACGCGGTGCTGGTGGCCCACTTCTATTGCGACCCGGTGATTCAGGCCCTGGCCGAAGAAACCGGCGGCTGTGTCTCCGACTCCCTGGAAATGGCCCGCTTCGGCGCCGCCCACCCGGCCAAGACCGTACTGGTCGCCGGCGTGCGTTTCATGGGTGAGACCGCCAAGATCCTCACACCCGACAAACGCATCCTCATGCCCACTCTGGAAGCCACGTGCTCGCTGGACCTGGGCTGCCCGGTGGATGAGTTTTCGGCATTCTGCGACCAGCATCCCGAGCGCACCGTGGTGGTCTACGCCAACACCTCGGCTGCGGTCAAAGCCCGGGCCGACTGGGTGGTGACCTCCAGCTGCGCGCTGGAAATCGTCGAAAGCCTGATGGACAACGGCGAGACCATCATCTGGGGCCCGGACAAACACCTGGGCACTTATATCCAGCGCCAGACCGGTGCCGACATGTTGCTGTGGGACGGTGCGTGCATCGTGCACGAAGAGTTCAAGTCCAAGCAGTTGGAAGACATGAAGGCGCTGTACCCGGATGCGGCCATTCTGGTGCATCCCGAATCCCCGACCTCGGTGATCGAGCTCGCCGATGCGGTGGGCTCCACCAGCCAGTTGATCGCTGCGGCGCAACGCTTACCGAACAAGACCTTCATCGTGGCGACCGACCGCGGCATCTTCTACAAGATGCAGCAGCTCTGCCCGGACAAGGTTTTCGTGGAAGCGCCTACGGCGGGCAACGGTGCTGCGTGCCGCAGTTGCGCGCATTGCCCGTGGATGGCGATGAACACGCTGGAGCGCACGTTGCAGTGCCTGCGTGAGGGCAGCAATGAGATCTTCGTCGAACCGTCGGTGATCCCGCATGCCGTGCGGCCGCTCAAGCGCATGCTGGACTTTACCCAGGCCGCACGTCTGAAGCTGGCCGGCAACGCCTGA
- a CDS encoding acyl carrier protein, with protein sequence MNNPLDLDSVITTTREILAQLLVMDAADVNEHSSIVEDLSADSLDIVDLSFQLGRHYGCTLPKTSVLDHAVAVFGDVSGLVEKGRITQAGVELLEHSLSAFTPGQLRSGMQPADVFAATTVRNWAEQCYRMFNYLPATCPECAADQARLNERSQVVCCGCSARLTPMEGDEISRHLVEQFAASRLPQAV encoded by the coding sequence TTGAACAATCCACTGGACTTGGACAGCGTCATTACCACCACCCGCGAAATCCTCGCACAGCTACTGGTGATGGATGCCGCCGATGTAAATGAGCACAGCAGCATCGTGGAAGACCTGAGTGCCGACTCGCTGGATATCGTCGACCTGAGTTTTCAGCTCGGCCGCCACTACGGCTGCACGCTGCCCAAGACCAGCGTACTCGACCATGCGGTCGCGGTGTTTGGCGATGTCAGCGGGCTGGTCGAGAAAGGCCGCATCACGCAGGCCGGCGTGGAGCTTCTGGAACACAGCCTGAGCGCGTTTACCCCCGGACAGTTGCGCAGCGGCATGCAGCCGGCGGATGTGTTCGCGGCCACGACCGTGCGCAACTGGGCCGAGCAGTGCTACCGCATGTTCAACTACTTGCCCGCGACCTGCCCCGAGTGTGCCGCCGACCAGGCCCGTCTCAATGAGCGTAGCCAAGTCGTGTGTTGCGGTTGCAGTGCGCGCTTGACGCCGATGGAGGGCGATGAAATTTCTCGCCACCTGGTGGAGCAATTTGCCGCGTCGCGTTTGCCGCAAGCGGTCTAG